One genomic segment of Streptomyces sp. RerS4 includes these proteins:
- a CDS encoding ATP-binding SpoIIE family protein phosphatase, protein MARREGDRLRFVGAATRRIARGIDLDEIVLGLCRATVPTFSDAILVYLRDPLPVGDERPVGAVVLRLRRTDRLRPIDDLTDGGEGAGAAGTQGELDFSQLPLVGPQGDLPASELCEIRPGGDLAEVLRGVRPVFGSAAGAKGALPELLGAEHPVPRGQRAILAPLRGRRRVIGAAVFLRTPERPAFEQNDLLVAAQLATHTALGIDKAVLYGREAYIADELQRTMLPDGLPQPTGVRLASRYLPAAETARVGGDWYDAIPLPGSRVALVVGDVMGHSMTSAAIMGQLRTTAQTLAQLDLPPAEVLHHLDEQAQRLGSDRMATCLYAVYDPVSHRITIANAGHPPPVLLHLGGRAEVLRVPPGAPIGVGGVDFEAVELDAPAGATLLLYTDGLVESRLRDVWTGIEQLRERLATTAQLTGLDHSPPLEALCDDVLDMLGPGDRDDDIALLAARFEGIAPSDVAYWFLDPEETAPGRARRFARRALVRWGLEELSDSLELLVSEVVTNAVRYAERPVTLRLLRTDVLRCEVGDDSPQLPRQRRARETDEGGRGLFLVNRLARRWGATRLSSGKVVWFELALPGAHERR, encoded by the coding sequence GTGGCCCGGCGCGAGGGCGACCGGCTACGGTTCGTCGGCGCCGCGACGCGGCGGATCGCGCGCGGCATCGACCTCGACGAGATCGTCCTCGGGCTGTGCCGGGCGACGGTGCCGACGTTCTCCGACGCGATCCTCGTCTACCTGCGCGACCCGCTGCCCGTCGGTGACGAGCGGCCCGTCGGCGCGGTCGTCTTAAGGCTGCGGCGCACCGACCGGCTCCGGCCGATCGACGACCTGACCGACGGCGGCGAGGGCGCCGGGGCCGCGGGGACCCAGGGCGAGCTCGACTTCAGCCAGCTGCCGCTGGTCGGCCCGCAGGGTGACCTGCCGGCCTCCGAGCTGTGCGAGATCCGGCCCGGCGGGGACCTCGCCGAGGTGCTGCGCGGCGTACGGCCCGTGTTCGGGTCGGCGGCCGGGGCGAAGGGCGCGCTGCCCGAACTGCTGGGCGCCGAGCATCCCGTACCGCGCGGTCAGCGGGCCATCCTCGCGCCGCTGCGGGGCCGCCGGCGCGTCATCGGCGCGGCGGTGTTCCTGCGTACCCCCGAGCGCCCCGCCTTCGAGCAGAACGACCTGCTCGTGGCCGCCCAGCTGGCCACCCACACGGCGCTGGGCATCGACAAGGCGGTGCTGTACGGCCGCGAGGCCTACATCGCCGACGAACTCCAGCGCACGATGCTGCCCGACGGCCTCCCCCAACCCACCGGCGTCCGCCTCGCCTCCCGCTACCTGCCGGCCGCCGAGACGGCCCGGGTCGGCGGTGACTGGTACGACGCCATACCGCTGCCCGGCAGCCGGGTCGCCCTGGTCGTCGGCGACGTCATGGGGCACTCCATGACGTCGGCCGCGATCATGGGCCAGCTGCGCACCACCGCGCAGACCCTCGCCCAGCTGGACCTGCCGCCGGCCGAGGTGCTGCACCACCTCGACGAGCAGGCGCAGCGGCTCGGCTCCGACCGCATGGCCACCTGTCTGTACGCGGTGTACGACCCGGTCTCGCACCGGATCACCATCGCCAACGCCGGCCACCCGCCGCCGGTGCTGCTGCACCTGGGCGGTCGCGCCGAGGTGCTGCGCGTACCTCCGGGCGCCCCGATCGGCGTCGGCGGCGTGGACTTCGAGGCCGTGGAGCTGGACGCCCCGGCCGGGGCCACGCTGCTGCTGTACACGGACGGGCTGGTGGAGTCGCGGCTGCGGGACGTGTGGACGGGCATCGAGCAGCTGCGCGAGCGGCTGGCGACCACCGCGCAGCTGACGGGGCTGGACCACTCGCCGCCGCTGGAGGCCCTCTGCGACGACGTCCTGGACATGCTGGGCCCCGGCGACCGGGACGACGACATCGCCCTGTTGGCCGCCCGCTTCGAGGGGATCGCGCCCAGCGACGTGGCGTACTGGTTCCTGGACCCGGAGGAGACCGCTCCGGGCCGGGCCCGCCGCTTCGCGCGGCGCGCGCTGGTCCGCTGGGGGCTGGAGGAGCTGAGCGACTCGTTGGAGTTGCTGGTCAGCGAGGTGGTCACGAACGCGGTGCGGTACGCGGAGCGGCCCGTGACGCTGCGGCTGCTGCGCACGGACGTGCTGCGCTGCGAGGTCGGCGACGACTCCCCGCAGTTGCCGCGTCAGCGCCGGGCGCGGGAGACCGACGAGGGCGGGCGGGGCCTGTTCCTGGTCAACCGCCTGGCCCGGCGGTGGGGCGCGACCCGGCTGAGCAGCGGCAAGGTGGTCTGGTTCGAGCTGGCGCTGCCGGGA
- a CDS encoding DUF402 domain-containing protein has translation MTGTDRSGGGAARHDVRDAAPGGHWTPGEQILWRYRDSAPGIDGRIHICRPVTVVEDTDELLAVWMAPGTECVKPVLADGSPVHREPLATRYTAPRTTTRSHWHGAGVLKLARPGEPWSVWLFWDRGWHLRNWYVNLEAPRVRWTGGVDSEDHFLDIAVYPDRSWRWLDEDEFAQAQRSGLMDARRARRVEEAGRAAVGVIEAWGSPFRDGWQHWRPDPAWDVPVLPEDWDRTPAHMTS, from the coding sequence ATGACAGGTACCGACAGGTCCGGGGGCGGCGCCGCCCGGCACGACGTACGGGACGCCGCGCCCGGCGGCCACTGGACGCCCGGGGAGCAGATCCTGTGGCGGTACCGCGACAGCGCGCCGGGCATCGACGGCCGCATCCACATCTGCCGCCCCGTGACCGTCGTCGAGGACACCGACGAACTGCTGGCCGTGTGGATGGCGCCCGGCACCGAGTGCGTCAAACCGGTGCTCGCCGACGGCTCCCCCGTGCACCGGGAACCGCTGGCCACCCGCTACACCGCGCCGCGCACCACCACCCGGTCGCACTGGCACGGCGCGGGCGTGCTGAAGCTGGCCCGACCCGGCGAGCCGTGGTCGGTGTGGCTGTTCTGGGACCGGGGCTGGCACTTGCGCAACTGGTACGTCAACCTGGAGGCACCACGCGTCCGGTGGACCGGCGGGGTGGATTCCGAGGACCATTTCCTCGACATCGCCGTCTATCCGGACCGCAGTTGGAGGTGGCTCGACGAGGACGAGTTCGCCCAGGCGCAGCGCAGCGGACTGATGGACGCCCGCCGGGCCCGGCGGGTCGAGGAGGCGGGGCGTGCGGCGGTGGGCGTGATCGAGGCGTGGGGCTCGCCGTTCCGCGACGGCTGGCAGCACTGGCGACCGGATCCGGCCTGGGACGTTCCGGTTCTGCCGGAGGACTGGGACCGCACCCCGGCGCATATGACCTCATGA
- a CDS encoding class II fumarate hydratase produces MTDDQQAERYRIEHDSMGEVRVPAHAKWRAQTQRAVENFPLSGQRLERAHIAALARVKAAAALVNERLGVIDADVAGAIRAAAAEVAEGRWDEHFPVDVFQTGSGTSSNMNTNEVIATLATERLGREVHPNDHVNASQSSNDVFPSSIHIAATAAVTGELIPALEHLAAALEDKAGEFAGVVKAGRTHLMDATPVTLGQEFGGYAAQVRHGVERLRAALPRLAELPLGGTAVGTGINTPPGFSAAVIAEVAAATGLPLTEARDHFEAQGARDALVETSGMLRTVAVSLTKISNDLRWMASGPRTGLAEINLPDLQPGSSIMPGKVNPVVPEAVLMIAAQVMGNDATVAVAGAAGNFELNVMLPVMARNLLESIRLLGNGSRLLADRTVAGITANVERAREYAESSPSVVTPLNRYIGYEEAAKVAKRALAERKTIRDVVLESGYVDRGALTLEQLDEALDVLRMTRP; encoded by the coding sequence ATGACCGATGATCAGCAGGCCGAGCGGTACCGGATCGAGCACGACTCCATGGGCGAGGTACGCGTCCCCGCGCACGCCAAGTGGCGGGCCCAGACGCAGCGCGCCGTCGAGAACTTCCCGCTCTCCGGGCAACGCCTGGAGCGCGCGCACATCGCGGCCCTGGCCCGCGTCAAGGCGGCGGCGGCCCTGGTCAACGAGCGGCTGGGGGTGATCGACGCGGACGTCGCGGGGGCGATCCGCGCCGCCGCCGCCGAGGTCGCGGAGGGCCGTTGGGACGAGCACTTCCCGGTCGACGTCTTCCAGACCGGGTCCGGGACCTCGTCCAACATGAACACCAACGAGGTGATCGCCACCCTGGCCACCGAGCGGCTCGGGCGCGAGGTCCACCCCAACGACCACGTCAACGCCTCGCAGAGTTCCAACGACGTCTTCCCCTCCTCCATCCACATCGCCGCGACCGCCGCCGTCACCGGCGAGCTGATCCCGGCGCTGGAGCACCTCGCCGCCGCCCTGGAGGACAAGGCGGGCGAGTTCGCCGGCGTGGTCAAGGCCGGGCGCACGCACCTGATGGACGCCACCCCGGTCACCCTGGGCCAGGAGTTCGGCGGGTACGCCGCCCAGGTCCGCCACGGCGTCGAGCGACTGCGCGCGGCGCTGCCGAGGCTCGCCGAACTGCCGCTGGGCGGCACGGCCGTGGGCACGGGGATCAACACCCCGCCCGGGTTCTCCGCCGCCGTGATCGCGGAGGTGGCGGCGGCGACGGGGCTGCCGCTGACCGAGGCGCGCGACCACTTCGAGGCCCAGGGGGCGCGGGACGCGCTGGTGGAGACGTCGGGCATGCTCCGTACCGTCGCCGTCTCGCTCACGAAGATCTCCAACGATCTGCGCTGGATGGCCTCGGGGCCGCGCACCGGATTGGCCGAAATCAATCTGCCGGATCTCCAGCCGGGGTCCTCGATCATGCCCGGGAAGGTCAATCCGGTCGTCCCGGAGGCCGTGTTGATGATCGCCGCGCAGGTGATGGGCAACGACGCGACGGTCGCCGTGGCGGGCGCGGCGGGCAACTTCGAACTCAACGTGATGCTGCCCGTCATGGCCCGGAACCTGCTCGAATCGATCCGGCTGCTCGGCAACGGCAGCCGGCTGCTGGCCGACCGTACGGTGGCCGGGATCACCGCCAATGTGGAGCGGGCCAGGGAGTACGCCGAGTCCTCGCCCTCCGTGGTGACCCCGCTGAACCGCTACATCGGCTACGAGGAGGCCGCCAAGGTGGCCAAGCGGGCGCTCGCCGAACGCAAGACGATCCGGGACGTCGTCCTGGAGTCGGGCTACGTCGACCGCGGCGCGCTGACGCTGGAGCAGCTGGACGAGGCCCTGGACGTCCTGCGCATGACCCGACCGTAG
- a CDS encoding ricin-type beta-trefoil lectin domain protein — protein sequence MAHARTKPRLRSTFAVVAAIAAALGGVTAITPMAQAASAATGAITPLSPELEAIRAAEATRIYGDPAIRPLANRKTGLISLGDSEISGEGVGNYDPATNTPNNQCHRSPDSAIHRTGIPADLTFNVACSGGYTGNIRIGGSKQYADELVQSDSLAIKARNTRIKMVLLVAGANDDLQFGPVMTDCVTRWVLSQGTCEPKYAPGWQARVDGLRPKVEATVADLKTVMRGAGYADSDYKLVVMGYPSPIGPDFHDNPNFPGKLPGGCAGYDSDATWGRDYAVPTFEKGMREAARNSGALYLDNSRLFHGHEVCMEDAWARGLYLDLGDHFPWDENTARQSFHPNQRGHGAFASCLTQLYDSGLREASCADPASTGTPVLQAGAWDDLYRPLKNEATGNCLDTFGGSSANNTKVVGWDCHGGRNQGWWYDAAQKSVHVELTHDRCLDVPGAGYGAGTALILWNCHGAANQRFVRDGATLRPAAAPGMCLTVAAAHDPLRLQPCNGSANQRFA from the coding sequence ATGGCACATGCCCGTACGAAACCCAGGCTCAGATCTACCTTCGCCGTGGTCGCGGCCATCGCGGCCGCCCTCGGAGGCGTCACCGCCATCACCCCCATGGCCCAGGCGGCCTCCGCCGCCACCGGCGCGATCACGCCCCTGTCGCCCGAACTGGAGGCCATCCGCGCGGCCGAGGCCACCCGGATCTACGGCGACCCCGCGATCCGCCCGCTCGCGAACCGCAAGACCGGCCTCATCTCCCTCGGGGACAGCGAGATCTCCGGCGAGGGCGTCGGCAACTACGACCCCGCCACCAACACCCCGAACAACCAGTGCCACCGCTCCCCGGACTCCGCGATCCACCGCACCGGCATCCCGGCGGACCTGACCTTCAACGTGGCCTGCTCCGGCGGCTACACGGGCAACATCCGCATCGGCGGCAGCAAGCAGTACGCCGACGAACTCGTGCAGAGCGACAGCCTCGCCATCAAGGCCCGCAACACCCGGATCAAGATGGTGCTGCTGGTCGCCGGCGCCAACGACGACCTCCAGTTCGGCCCCGTCATGACCGACTGCGTCACCCGGTGGGTCCTCAGCCAGGGCACCTGCGAACCCAAGTACGCCCCCGGCTGGCAGGCCCGCGTCGACGGCCTCAGGCCCAAGGTCGAGGCCACCGTCGCCGACCTCAAGACCGTCATGCGCGGAGCCGGCTACGCCGACTCCGACTACAAGCTCGTGGTCATGGGCTACCCCAGCCCGATCGGCCCCGACTTCCACGACAACCCGAACTTCCCCGGCAAACTCCCCGGCGGCTGCGCCGGCTACGACTCCGACGCCACCTGGGGCCGCGACTACGCCGTCCCCACCTTCGAGAAGGGCATGCGCGAGGCCGCCCGCAACTCCGGCGCCCTCTACCTCGACAACTCCCGGCTCTTCCACGGGCACGAGGTCTGCATGGAGGACGCCTGGGCCCGCGGCCTCTACCTGGACCTCGGCGACCACTTCCCGTGGGACGAGAACACCGCCCGCCAGTCCTTCCACCCCAACCAGCGCGGCCACGGCGCCTTCGCGTCCTGCCTGACCCAGCTCTACGACTCCGGCCTGCGCGAGGCCTCCTGCGCCGACCCGGCGAGCACCGGCACCCCCGTCCTCCAGGCCGGGGCCTGGGACGACCTCTACCGGCCCCTGAAGAACGAGGCCACCGGCAACTGCCTCGACACCTTCGGCGGCTCCAGCGCCAACAACACCAAGGTCGTCGGCTGGGACTGCCACGGCGGACGCAACCAGGGCTGGTGGTACGACGCCGCGCAGAAGTCCGTCCACGTCGAACTCACCCACGACCGCTGCCTGGACGTCCCCGGAGCCGGCTACGGGGCCGGCACCGCCCTGATCCTCTGGAACTGCCACGGCGCCGCCAACCAGCGGTTCGTCCGCGACGGCGCCACCCTGCGCCCCGCCGCCGCCCCGGGCATGTGCCTGACCGTGGCCGCCGCCCACGACCCCCTGCGCCTCCAGCCCTGCAACGGCTCGGCGAACCAGCGCTTCGCGTAA
- a CDS encoding glycerophosphodiester phosphodiesterase gives MTVSSSPRTARAARVVAHRGASHAYPEHTIEAYRQAIADGADALECDVRLSADGRLVCVHDRTVERTSDGRGVVSALTYEELAAFDFGGWKGEAHRGARVLLFEDLLKEALAADRPVGLAVETKHPTRAGGRLEAELVRVLRDHGLADGSDGRVEVMSFSRNALTRLHRLAPGLPAVYLIERQLRAPRPPFATHAGPGIDLVRRDPGLVGRLRAKGLAVRVWTVDEPEDVELCVRLGVETIITNRPRQVREQLEAL, from the coding sequence ATGACTGTGTCGTCCTCACCCCGTACCGCCCGCGCCGCCCGGGTGGTCGCGCACCGGGGGGCTTCCCACGCGTACCCCGAACACACCATCGAGGCCTATCGGCAGGCCATCGCCGACGGGGCCGACGCGCTGGAGTGCGACGTACGGCTGAGCGCCGACGGGCGGCTGGTGTGCGTGCACGACCGGACGGTCGAGCGGACCTCGGACGGGCGCGGGGTGGTCTCGGCCCTGACGTACGAGGAGCTGGCCGCGTTCGACTTCGGCGGCTGGAAGGGCGAGGCGCACCGGGGCGCGCGGGTGCTGCTCTTCGAGGACCTGCTCAAGGAGGCGCTGGCCGCCGACCGGCCCGTCGGGCTGGCCGTGGAGACCAAGCACCCCACCCGCGCCGGCGGCCGGCTGGAAGCCGAGCTCGTGCGGGTCCTGAGGGACCACGGGCTCGCGGACGGCTCCGACGGGCGCGTCGAGGTGATGAGCTTCTCCCGCAACGCGCTGACCCGGCTGCACCGGTTGGCGCCCGGCCTGCCCGCCGTCTACCTGATCGAGCGGCAGCTGCGCGCCCCGCGCCCGCCGTTCGCCACGCACGCCGGGCCCGGCATCGATCTGGTGCGGCGCGATCCCGGGCTGGTGGGGCGGCTCAGGGCGAAGGGGCTGGCGGTGCGGGTGTGGACCGTGGACGAGCCCGAGGACGTGGAGCTGTGCGTACGGCTCGGGGTGGAGACGATCATCACCAACCGGCCCCGTCAGGTGCGGGAGCAGCTCGAAGCCCTGTGA
- a CDS encoding fumarate hydratase, which yields MPEFAYTDLLPLGEDTTPYRLVTSEGVSTFEADGRTFLKVEPEALRKLAEEAIHDIQHFLRPAHLAQLRRIIDDPEASSNDKFVALDLLKNANIAAAGVLPMCQDTGTAIVMGKRGQNVLTEGGDEAALSRGIYDAYTRLNLRYSQMAPLTMWEEKNTGSNLPAQIELYATDGGAYKFLFMAKGGGSANKSFLYQETKAVLNEASMMKFLEEKIRSLGTAACPPYHLAIVVGGTSAEHALKTAKYASAHYLDELPTEGSPLGHGFRDLDLEQQVFELTQRIGIGAQFGGKYFCHDVRVVRLPRHGASLPVAIAVSCSADRQATAKITAEGVFLEQLERDPARFLPETTDAHLDESADVVSIDLNQPMDEILATLTKHPVKTRLSLTGPLVVARDIAHAKIKELLDSGAEMPQYLKDHPVYYAGPAKTPEGYASGSFGPTTAGRMDSYVEQFQAAGGSKVMLAKGNRSQQVTDACAAHGGFYLGSIGGPAARLAQDCIKKVEVLEYEELGMEAVWKIEVEDFPAFIVVDDKGNDFFQNPAPEPTFTHIPVRGPGL from the coding sequence ATGCCGGAGTTCGCGTACACCGACCTGCTGCCCCTGGGCGAGGACACCACCCCCTATCGGCTGGTGACCTCGGAGGGCGTCTCGACCTTCGAGGCCGACGGCCGTACGTTCCTCAAGGTCGAGCCCGAGGCGCTGCGCAAGCTCGCCGAGGAGGCCATCCACGACATCCAGCACTTCCTGCGCCCCGCGCACCTCGCGCAGCTGCGTCGCATCATCGACGACCCGGAGGCGTCCTCGAACGACAAGTTCGTCGCGCTCGACCTCCTCAAGAACGCGAACATCGCGGCGGCCGGCGTGCTGCCGATGTGCCAGGACACGGGCACGGCGATCGTCATGGGCAAGCGCGGCCAGAACGTCCTCACGGAGGGCGGCGACGAGGCGGCCCTCTCGCGCGGCATCTACGACGCGTACACCCGCCTGAACCTGCGCTACTCGCAGATGGCCCCGCTCACCATGTGGGAGGAGAAGAACACCGGCTCGAACCTGCCCGCGCAGATCGAGCTGTACGCGACCGACGGCGGCGCGTACAAGTTCCTCTTCATGGCCAAGGGCGGCGGCTCGGCCAACAAGTCCTTCCTCTACCAGGAGACGAAGGCGGTCCTCAACGAGGCCTCCATGATGAAGTTCCTGGAGGAGAAGATCCGCTCGCTCGGCACGGCGGCCTGCCCGCCGTACCACCTGGCGATCGTCGTCGGCGGCACGTCGGCGGAACACGCGCTGAAGACGGCGAAGTACGCCTCGGCCCACTACCTCGACGAGCTGCCCACGGAAGGCTCCCCGCTGGGCCACGGCTTCCGCGACCTCGACCTGGAGCAGCAGGTCTTCGAGCTGACGCAGAGGATCGGCATCGGCGCGCAGTTCGGCGGCAAGTACTTCTGCCACGACGTGCGCGTCGTGCGCCTGCCGCGCCACGGCGCGTCCCTGCCGGTCGCCATCGCCGTGTCCTGCTCGGCGGACCGCCAGGCCACCGCGAAGATCACCGCCGAGGGCGTCTTCCTGGAGCAGCTGGAGCGGGACCCGGCGCGCTTCCTGCCGGAGACCACCGACGCGCACCTGGACGAGTCGGCGGACGTCGTCTCCATCGACCTGAACCAGCCGATGGACGAGATCCTCGCGACGCTGACCAAGCACCCGGTCAAGACCCGGCTGAGCCTGACCGGTCCCCTGGTCGTGGCGCGCGACATCGCGCACGCCAAGATCAAGGAGCTGCTGGACTCGGGCGCCGAGATGCCGCAGTACCTGAAGGACCACCCGGTCTACTACGCCGGCCCCGCCAAGACCCCCGAGGGCTACGCCTCCGGCTCCTTCGGCCCGACCACGGCCGGCCGGATGGACTCCTACGTCGAGCAGTTCCAGGCGGCGGGCGGCTCCAAGGTCATGCTGGCCAAGGGCAACCGCTCTCAGCAGGTGACCGACGCGTGCGCCGCGCACGGCGGCTTCTACCTCGGCTCGATCGGCGGCCCGGCGGCGCGCCTCGCGCAGGACTGCATCAAGAAGGTCGAGGTCCTGGAGTACGAGGAGCTCGGCATGGAGGCGGTCTGGAAGATCGAGGTCGAGGACTTCCCGGCGTTCATCGTCGTGGACGACAAGGGCAACGACTTCTTCCAGAACCCGGCCCCGGAGCCGACGTTCACCCACATCCCGGTCCGCGGCCCGGGTCTGTAG
- a CDS encoding DUF1707 domain-containing protein, with protein MDLEKHADAPAPAAPAELRASDADRDRIAHILADALAEGRLTSDEHAERLDSLYSRKTVGELDVLVRDLPAGTGARPAPAAHPTAAPALAGPAENVVAVCSSAARKGRWRPGPRTRAVSVMGDITLDLTEAVFEQQVTEINVTCVLGNVEVLVPENVTLRGYGTGVLGNFEVRGEAGADIDPQAPVVIVRGFSLLGNIEAHPKLGARLVDLAHRLRGRRQG; from the coding sequence GTGGACCTGGAAAAGCACGCCGATGCCCCCGCCCCCGCCGCTCCCGCGGAGCTGCGCGCCTCCGACGCCGACCGGGACCGGATCGCGCACATCCTCGCCGACGCCCTCGCGGAGGGCCGCCTGACCTCCGACGAACACGCGGAACGGCTCGATTCGCTCTATTCCCGCAAGACGGTGGGCGAGCTCGACGTCCTCGTACGCGATCTCCCCGCCGGTACGGGCGCCCGCCCGGCCCCCGCCGCCCACCCCACCGCGGCGCCGGCCCTGGCCGGCCCCGCCGAGAACGTCGTCGCGGTGTGCAGCAGTGCCGCCCGCAAGGGCCGCTGGCGCCCCGGTCCCCGCACCCGCGCGGTCTCCGTCATGGGCGACATCACCCTCGACCTCACCGAGGCGGTCTTCGAGCAGCAGGTCACCGAGATCAACGTGACCTGCGTACTCGGCAACGTCGAGGTGCTCGTCCCGGAGAACGTCACCCTGCGCGGCTACGGCACCGGCGTCCTCGGCAACTTCGAGGTGCGCGGCGAAGCCGGCGCCGACATCGACCCCCAGGCGCCCGTCGTGATCGTCCGCGGCTTCTCCCTGCTCGGCAACATCGAGGCCCACCCCAAGCTCGGCGCCCGCCTCGTCGACCTCGCCCACCGGCTCCGGGGGCGCCGCCAGGGCTGA
- a CDS encoding WhiB family transcriptional regulator → MPHPPHQSLQAAAVQSFQTRPAAVPKPRMADRAEDGPWHAEAVCRRDEAGLFFAPSKEPTAARLAREEAAKRVCARCPVMVACREHALLQPEPYGVWGGLTAAERRVVLGRRRRRAAELLPGAGTPGQVAAAG, encoded by the coding sequence GTGCCGCATCCGCCGCATCAGTCCCTGCAGGCAGCCGCCGTCCAGAGCTTTCAGACGCGCCCGGCCGCCGTGCCGAAGCCGCGGATGGCGGACCGGGCGGAGGACGGCCCATGGCACGCGGAGGCGGTGTGCCGCAGGGACGAGGCGGGACTCTTCTTCGCACCGTCCAAGGAACCGACCGCGGCCCGACTCGCCCGCGAGGAGGCCGCCAAGCGGGTCTGCGCCCGATGCCCGGTGATGGTCGCCTGCCGCGAGCACGCCCTGCTCCAGCCCGAGCCCTACGGCGTGTGGGGCGGCCTCACCGCCGCCGAGCGCCGCGTGGTGCTGGGCCGCAGGCGGCGTAGGGCCGCCGAACTGCTCCCGGGCGCGGGCACGCCCGGCCAGGTCGCCGCGGCCGGCTGA
- the glpX gene encoding class II fructose-bisphosphatase yields the protein MTEHNLPPQLEVSPEAPDRNLALELVRVTEAAALAAGRWVGRGDKLGADGAAVNAMRTLISTVSMNGVVVIGEGEKDEAPMLFNGERVGDGTGAEVDIAVDPIDGTTLNAKGMPNAIAVLAAAERGSMFDPSAVFYMEKLVTGPEAADFVDINAPVSVNIRRVAKAKNMAVEDVTVVILDRPRHEGMVKEIRETGARIKFISDGDVAGSVMAVREGTGVDLLLGIGGTPEGIISACAIKCLGGTIQGKLWPKDEAERQKALDAGHDLDRVLHTNDLVSGENVFFVATGITDGELLRGVHYRSETATTSSLVMRSKSGTIRQIDSTHRLSKLRAYSAIDFDRAK from the coding sequence ATGACCGAGCACAACCTGCCGCCCCAGCTCGAAGTCTCTCCCGAAGCCCCCGACCGCAACCTCGCCCTCGAACTCGTACGGGTCACCGAGGCCGCCGCCCTCGCCGCGGGCCGGTGGGTCGGTCGCGGCGACAAGCTCGGCGCCGACGGCGCCGCGGTCAACGCGATGCGCACCCTGATCTCCACCGTCTCGATGAACGGCGTCGTCGTCATCGGCGAGGGCGAGAAGGACGAAGCTCCGATGCTCTTCAACGGCGAGCGGGTCGGCGACGGCACGGGCGCCGAGGTCGACATCGCCGTGGACCCGATCGACGGCACCACCCTGAACGCCAAGGGCATGCCGAACGCGATCGCCGTCCTGGCCGCCGCCGAGCGCGGCTCGATGTTCGACCCGTCCGCGGTGTTCTACATGGAGAAGCTCGTCACCGGTCCCGAGGCCGCCGACTTCGTGGACATCAACGCCCCGGTGTCGGTCAACATCCGCCGGGTCGCCAAGGCCAAGAACATGGCCGTCGAGGACGTCACCGTCGTCATCCTGGACCGTCCCCGCCACGAGGGCATGGTCAAGGAGATCCGCGAGACGGGCGCCCGCATCAAGTTCATCTCGGACGGCGACGTCGCGGGCTCGGTCATGGCGGTGCGCGAGGGCACCGGCGTCGACCTGCTCCTCGGCATCGGCGGCACCCCCGAGGGCATCATCTCGGCCTGCGCCATAAAGTGCCTCGGCGGCACGATCCAGGGCAAGCTGTGGCCGAAGGACGAGGCCGAGCGGCAGAAGGCCCTCGACGCGGGCCACGACCTGGACCGGGTCCTGCACACGAACGACCTGGTGTCCGGCGAGAACGTCTTCTTCGTCGCCACCGGCATCACCGACGGCGAGCTGCTGCGCGGCGTTCACTACCGCTCGGAGACGGCGACGACGTCCTCGCTGGTCATGCGCTCGAAGTCGGGCACGATCCGGCAGATCGACTCCACGCACCGCCTGTCGAAGCTGCGCGCGTACAGCGCGATCGACTTCGACCGCGCGAAGTAG
- a CDS encoding DUF4245 domain-containing protein: MKGKQTVWDMVRSLAVIGVVVAGIYLFIPHDEDADPTRTVDYRVETLTARRAAPYPVAVPMGLPQEWRATSVTYERKNANSWHLGFQDPDREYVAVEQSTDTSEKYIGRVTQKATATGQTERIGDRAWERWDGEKYDALVRQEQGYVTVVTGTASFEQLTKMAAALEFKQGAQTP; the protein is encoded by the coding sequence ATGAAAGGCAAGCAGACGGTCTGGGACATGGTCCGCTCGTTGGCGGTGATCGGTGTCGTCGTGGCGGGGATCTACCTCTTCATCCCGCACGACGAAGACGCCGACCCGACGCGCACGGTCGACTACCGGGTCGAGACCCTGACGGCACGACGCGCGGCCCCGTACCCGGTGGCGGTCCCCATGGGGCTGCCCCAGGAGTGGCGGGCGACGTCGGTGACCTACGAACGCAAGAACGCGAACTCCTGGCACCTGGGCTTCCAGGATCCGGACAGGGAGTACGTGGCGGTGGAGCAGTCCACCGACACCTCGGAGAAGTACATCGGCCGGGTCACCCAGAAGGCGACGGCCACCGGGCAGACCGAGCGGATCGGCGACCGGGCGTGGGAGCGCTGGGACGGCGAGAAGTACGACGCGCTGGTCCGCCAGGAGCAGGGCTACGTGACCGTGGTGACGGGCACGGCCTCCTTCGAGCAGCTGACGAAGATGGCGGCGGCGCTGGAGTTCAAGCAGGGCGCGCAGACGCCGTAG